In Chitinivorax sp. PXF-14, a single window of DNA contains:
- a CDS encoding rhodanese-like domain-containing protein, whose amino-acid sequence MTDWIQAPPGLVFAVLAVGIYGVWQFYRRAGLQQISVQQAVELINREGALFLDVREAAELAAGRLPQALHIPLGQLEARWPELKPHQDKPLIVNCQLGGRSMSACRILKSHGFDHIYNLSGGFSAWQQAGLPFQK is encoded by the coding sequence ATGACGGACTGGATACAGGCCCCGCCTGGGCTGGTGTTCGCCGTGTTGGCGGTGGGCATCTACGGTGTGTGGCAGTTTTACCGGCGTGCCGGCTTGCAGCAGATCAGCGTTCAGCAGGCCGTCGAGCTGATCAACCGCGAGGGCGCGTTGTTTCTCGACGTGCGCGAGGCGGCCGAGCTGGCGGCGGGACGGCTGCCGCAGGCGCTGCATATCCCGCTGGGCCAGCTCGAAGCACGCTGGCCCGAGCTCAAACCGCATCAGGACAAGCCGTTGATCGTCAACTGCCAGCTCGGCGGCCGCTCGATGTCGGCCTGCCGCATCTTGAAAAGCCATGGCTTTGATCACATATACAACCTTTCAGGCGGCTTCAGCGCTTGGCAGCAAGCCGGCCTGCCCTTCCAGAAATAG
- the trxC gene encoding thioredoxin TrxC: protein MHLVCPHCFATNNVPAERLGDQPKCGKCKQPVLDGHPVALNGGNFDAFLTRNELPVVVDFWAPWCGPCRSFAPVYEQAAAQLATRFRFAKLDTEAEQQLAARFNIRSIPTLAVFRQGQELQRIAGALPGPQLLQWLDQIG, encoded by the coding sequence ATGCATCTCGTCTGCCCGCATTGTTTCGCGACCAATAACGTGCCGGCCGAGCGCCTGGGCGACCAGCCCAAATGCGGCAAGTGCAAGCAGCCGGTGCTCGACGGCCACCCGGTCGCCTTGAATGGCGGCAATTTCGACGCGTTCCTGACGCGTAACGAGCTGCCCGTCGTGGTCGATTTCTGGGCGCCATGGTGCGGCCCGTGCCGTAGCTTCGCGCCGGTCTACGAGCAGGCTGCAGCCCAGCTGGCGACGCGCTTCCGTTTCGCCAAGCTCGATACCGAGGCGGAACAGCAGCTCGCCGCACGCTTCAATATCCGCAGCATCCCGACGCTGGCCGTGTTCCGCCAGGGGCAGGAACTGCAGCGCATCGCCGGTGCATTGCCGGGGCCGCAGCTGCTGCAATGGCTGGATCAGATCGGCTGA
- a CDS encoding SH3 domain-containing protein, whose protein sequence is MPSKPLRLSTKRLAILLSALVPTAGFALDFQSVAPNAAILYAAPSLEAKKLYVVGRATPFEVMSVSGDWARVRDRDGSLGWVEKRALSAKRTVVVNVSRASIRARPDDTAPVLADAGRDLLLELVEAPANGWAKVRHRDGVVGYLPLKDIWGL, encoded by the coding sequence ATGCCGAGCAAGCCGCTGCGCCTCAGCACTAAGCGCCTTGCCATCCTGCTGTCGGCGCTCGTGCCGACGGCAGGTTTCGCGCTCGACTTCCAGTCGGTCGCGCCCAATGCGGCCATCCTCTACGCCGCGCCCTCCCTTGAAGCGAAGAAGCTCTACGTCGTCGGCCGTGCCACGCCGTTCGAAGTCATGTCCGTGTCGGGCGACTGGGCCCGCGTGCGCGATCGGGATGGCTCGCTGGGCTGGGTCGAGAAGCGTGCGCTGTCCGCCAAACGCACCGTGGTCGTCAACGTGAGCCGCGCAAGCATCCGCGCCAGGCCGGACGATACCGCACCGGTGCTGGCCGACGCCGGCCGCGATCTGCTGCTGGAGCTGGTCGAAGCACCCGCCAACGGCTGGGCCAAGGTCAGGCACCGTGATGGTGTGGTAGGCTATCTTCCCCTCAAAGACATCTGGGGTCTCTGA
- a CDS encoding DUF2892 domain-containing protein gives MKQNIGNTERVIRVVAGLGILSLVFVGPQSIWGLLGLVPIATGLSGWCPPYAIFGISTCKTKIDH, from the coding sequence ATGAAACAGAATATCGGCAATACCGAGCGCGTGATCCGCGTGGTGGCGGGGCTCGGCATACTCAGCCTCGTGTTCGTCGGCCCGCAGTCGATCTGGGGGCTTCTTGGCCTGGTGCCGATTGCCACCGGGCTCAGCGGTTGGTGCCCGCCTTACGCGATTTTCGGCATCAGCACCTGCAAGACGAAAATCGATCACTGA
- a CDS encoding YdiY family protein, translating into MIRHLLLVTALLAGAAHASDDEEPLDAPWEGDVELGFYLSTGSSHSQLWLGELDMQKQYEDRRYEVAIDGRYERQKHEEDSRYSVSSARYNAMFKAETYLVPDADYAFGMAKQRHNRFGPNRRTDVLIAGLGHTFDFGNDNYLSLDAGPGMRWRLQREGRTQREGVVYLAQEMAWQLNPYTSLHQKASVEANGDVGVEQFEISIKNKLSGALALKVGVLTSRTNRSPAEAKESDTETRLTLVYHF; encoded by the coding sequence ATGATCCGCCATCTGCTGCTCGTTACCGCCCTGCTCGCAGGCGCCGCCCACGCCAGCGACGATGAAGAACCGCTCGACGCCCCCTGGGAGGGCGACGTCGAGCTCGGCTTCTACCTGAGTACCGGCAGCAGCCACAGCCAGCTGTGGCTCGGCGAGCTGGACATGCAGAAGCAATACGAGGACAGGCGCTACGAGGTGGCGATCGACGGCCGCTACGAGCGCCAGAAGCACGAGGAGGACAGCCGCTACAGCGTGTCGTCGGCGCGCTACAACGCGATGTTCAAGGCGGAGACCTACCTGGTCCCCGATGCCGACTACGCCTTCGGCATGGCCAAGCAACGGCATAACCGCTTCGGCCCGAACCGGCGCACCGACGTGCTGATCGCCGGGCTCGGCCATACCTTCGATTTCGGCAACGACAACTACCTGTCGCTCGATGCCGGCCCAGGCATGCGCTGGCGCCTGCAGCGCGAGGGCCGGACGCAGCGCGAAGGCGTGGTCTACCTGGCGCAGGAGATGGCGTGGCAGCTCAATCCCTACACCTCGCTGCACCAGAAGGCCAGCGTTGAGGCCAATGGCGACGTCGGCGTCGAGCAGTTCGAGATCAGCATCAAGAACAAGCTCAGCGGCGCGCTCGCGCTCAAGGTCGGGGTGCTCACCTCGCGCACCAACCGTTCACCGGCCGAGGCCAAGGAATCCGACACCGAAACACGGCTGACGCTGGTCTACCACTTCTGA
- a CDS encoding phosphohydrolase yields the protein MTPTTYISTYLGNRFYPLEPRIDKVEIEDIAHGLAFQCRFNGQTCDFYSVAQHSLIVVDLVPDELKLAALLHDAAEAYLGDLVKPLKALVPAFSTIEDGVTQLIAKAFRVDFSNYAQIKRGDLIALATEKRDLMPYSTEDWDYLDGIAPLPEIIRPMSPMAAKQAFLDRYTALTGVRVSPALRFGG from the coding sequence ATGACACCGACGACCTATATCTCCACCTACCTCGGCAACCGCTTTTATCCGCTCGAACCACGCATCGACAAGGTCGAGATCGAGGATATCGCGCACGGCCTGGCCTTCCAGTGCCGTTTCAACGGCCAGACCTGCGATTTCTACTCGGTTGCGCAACACAGTCTGATTGTCGTCGACCTCGTGCCCGACGAGCTCAAACTCGCCGCCTTGCTGCACGATGCCGCCGAGGCCTATCTCGGCGACCTGGTGAAGCCGCTGAAGGCGCTGGTGCCGGCGTTCTCGACGATCGAGGATGGCGTCACCCAGCTGATCGCAAAGGCGTTCCGCGTCGATTTCTCCAATTACGCGCAGATCAAGCGTGGCGACCTGATTGCGCTCGCCACCGAAAAGCGCGACCTGATGCCGTATTCGACCGAGGACTGGGACTACCTCGACGGCATCGCACCGCTGCCCGAGATCATCCGCCCGATGAGCCCGATGGCCGCCAAGCAGGCCTTTCTCGACCGCTACACCGCGCTGACCGGCGTGCGGGTGAGCCCGGCGCTACGCTTTGGCGGCTGA
- the grxC gene encoding glutaredoxin 3 yields MPEVTMYSTAVCPYCVAAERLLLSKGVKDIKKIRVDLEPALREEMMTKTGRRTVPQIYIGERHIGGFDDLSALDHAGGLDPLLAL; encoded by the coding sequence ATGCCAGAAGTCACCATGTATTCCACTGCGGTGTGCCCATATTGCGTCGCGGCCGAGCGCTTGCTGCTGAGCAAGGGCGTGAAGGACATCAAGAAGATCCGCGTCGACCTCGAGCCCGCCTTGCGTGAGGAAATGATGACAAAAACCGGCCGGCGCACGGTGCCGCAGATCTATATCGGCGAGCGCCATATCGGCGGCTTCGACGACCTGTCGGCGCTCGACCATGCCGGCGGCCTCGATCCCCTGCTTGCCCTCTGA
- the secB gene encoding protein-export chaperone SecB, with protein MSEQQQPVFQIEKIYVKDLSLEIPHAPAIFLERNQPEIDMQIHTESSKIDEGYFENALTVTVTAKVGDKTMFLAEVTQAGIFQIRNVPESDMGAVLGIGCPNILFPYVRETVSDVVNRAGFPPVILAPINFEVLYAQQQAANAEQAAAPQH; from the coding sequence ATGAGCGAACAGCAACAACCGGTCTTCCAGATCGAAAAAATCTACGTCAAGGATCTGTCCCTCGAGATCCCGCATGCACCGGCGATTTTCCTCGAGCGCAACCAGCCCGAGATCGACATGCAGATCCACACCGAGAGCAGCAAGATCGACGAAGGCTACTTCGAAAACGCGCTCACCGTGACCGTGACTGCCAAGGTCGGCGACAAGACCATGTTCCTGGCCGAAGTGACCCAGGCCGGCATCTTCCAGATCCGCAACGTGCCTGAATCCGACATGGGGGCCGTACTCGGCATCGGTTGCCCGAATATCCTGTTCCCGTACGTCCGCGAAACCGTATCCGACGTGGTGAACCGCGCTGGCTTCCCGCCCGTAATCCTCGCGCCGATCAACTTCGAAGTCCTGTACGCGCAACAACAGGCAGCCAATGCCGAGCAAGCCGCTGCGCCTCAGCACTAA
- a CDS encoding NAD(P)H-dependent glycerol-3-phosphate dehydrogenase — translation MKIAVLGAGAWGTALAISFARKHDVTLWGRNAEQMAQLAADRMNRHYLDNCPFPDNLKLSDDLAATLQGAELILVVTASAGLRPTLQQIIAVTPQPVPVIWACKGFEAQTALLPHKVVEAVLPAGTPAGVLSGPSFAREVAQGLPAAVSLASSDGAFAHDIAAKLHHSRLRIYSSDDIIGVEVGGAVKNVMAIAAGIADGMKLGHNARAALITRGLAEMTRLGLKLGGRQETFMGLAGMGDLILTCTGDLSRNRRVGMLLAEGKQLPQILADLGHVAEGVASAREVQRLARENQVEMPLTDAVCRALFDNVPVTDVLDSLLERQPKAEFRQ, via the coding sequence ATGAAAATCGCCGTTCTCGGCGCCGGTGCCTGGGGCACCGCGCTCGCCATCAGCTTTGCCCGCAAACACGACGTCACCCTGTGGGGGCGCAATGCGGAGCAGATGGCACAACTCGCTGCCGATCGCATGAATCGGCACTATCTCGATAATTGCCCGTTTCCCGACAATCTCAAGCTCAGCGACGATCTGGCCGCCACGCTGCAGGGCGCGGAGCTGATTCTCGTGGTCACCGCCAGCGCGGGCCTGCGCCCGACCCTGCAGCAGATCATCGCCGTCACGCCGCAGCCGGTCCCGGTGATCTGGGCCTGCAAGGGCTTCGAGGCGCAGACCGCGCTGCTGCCGCACAAGGTGGTCGAGGCCGTGCTGCCGGCGGGGACGCCGGCTGGCGTGCTGTCCGGCCCGAGCTTCGCGCGCGAAGTGGCGCAGGGCCTGCCGGCCGCGGTCTCGCTCGCGAGCAGCGATGGCGCCTTTGCCCACGATATCGCTGCCAAGCTGCACCATAGCCGCCTGCGCATCTATTCGAGCGACGACATCATCGGTGTCGAGGTCGGTGGCGCGGTCAAGAACGTGATGGCGATTGCCGCCGGCATCGCCGACGGCATGAAGCTCGGCCACAACGCCCGCGCGGCGCTGATCACGCGCGGCCTGGCCGAGATGACGCGGCTCGGGCTCAAGCTCGGCGGGCGGCAGGAGACCTTCATGGGGCTGGCCGGCATGGGTGACCTGATCCTGACCTGCACCGGCGACCTGTCGCGTAACCGTCGCGTCGGCATGCTGCTGGCCGAGGGCAAGCAGCTACCGCAGATTCTCGCCGACCTGGGCCACGTGGCCGAAGGGGTTGCCTCGGCGCGCGAGGTGCAGCGCCTGGCGCGCGAGAATCAGGTCGAGATGCCGCTGACCGACGCGGTGTGCCGTGCGCTGTTCGACAACGTGCCGGTCACCGATGTGCTCGACTCGCTACTCGAACGCCAGCCCAAGGCTGAATTCCGCCAGTAG
- a CDS encoding tRNA (cytidine(34)-2'-O)-methyltransferase — MFSIILFQPEIPPNTGNIIRLSANTGCDLHLVKPLGFPLDDAKMRRAGLDYHEYASMQVHEDWAACLAHFAGRRIFAATTRGSARYDRVDYQPGDVFLFGRETAGLPAEVRDSFPELQRIRLPMMPNNRSINLSNAVAVIVYEAWRQNGFGGAA; from the coding sequence ATGTTCAGCATTATTCTGTTCCAGCCCGAAATTCCCCCGAATACCGGCAACATCATCAGGCTCAGCGCCAATACCGGTTGTGACCTGCACCTGGTGAAGCCGCTGGGCTTTCCGCTCGACGACGCAAAAATGCGTCGCGCCGGCCTCGATTACCACGAATACGCCTCGATGCAGGTGCACGAGGATTGGGCAGCCTGCCTCGCCCACTTCGCCGGCCGCCGCATCTTCGCCGCCACCACGCGCGGCTCGGCGCGCTACGACCGTGTCGATTACCAGCCGGGCGATGTCTTCCTGTTCGGCCGCGAGACCGCCGGGCTGCCGGCCGAGGTGCGCGACAGCTTTCCCGAATTGCAGCGCATCCGCCTGCCAATGATGCCGAACAACCGCAGCATCAACCTCTCCAACGCGGTTGCGGTGATCGTCTACGAGGCCTGGCGCCAGAACGGCTTCGGAGGTGCGGCATGA
- a CDS encoding DUF2892 domain-containing protein, protein MTVNRFIRIFAGFMVLLSLALGVQASPLFVSQNFLWLTAFVGANLFQSGFTQLCPLATILRKLGVKDPECGASCN, encoded by the coding sequence ATGACCGTCAACCGCTTTATCCGTATTTTTGCGGGCTTCATGGTGCTGCTCTCGCTGGCGCTGGGCGTGCAGGCCAGCCCCTTGTTCGTGAGCCAGAACTTCCTGTGGCTCACCGCGTTCGTCGGCGCCAACCTGTTCCAGAGCGGCTTCACCCAGCTCTGCCCGCTGGCCACGATCCTGCGCAAGCTTGGCGTGAAAGACCCCGAGTGCGGCGCCAGCTGTAACTGA